A genomic segment from Streptomyces sp. NBC_00654 encodes:
- a CDS encoding TIGR00730 family Rossman fold protein — translation MNICVFLSAADLDDRYTVPAREFAELLGRGGHTLVWGGSESGLMKVVADGVQKAGGRLVGVSVDFLADRARTNADEMVIARDLAERKALLLAKADAVVIMVGGTGTLDEATEILELKKHGKHAKPIVLLNTAGFYDGLRQQFQRMEDEGFLPLPLTDLVFFAKDGVGALAYLEESAGQR, via the coding sequence ATGAACATCTGCGTCTTTCTCTCCGCCGCCGACCTCGACGACCGCTACACCGTGCCCGCCCGGGAGTTCGCCGAACTGCTCGGCAGAGGAGGCCACACTCTGGTCTGGGGCGGTTCGGAGAGCGGGCTGATGAAGGTCGTCGCCGACGGGGTCCAGAAGGCGGGCGGGCGGCTCGTCGGGGTGTCGGTGGACTTCCTGGCCGACCGGGCCCGGACGAACGCCGACGAGATGGTGATCGCCCGCGATCTGGCCGAGCGCAAGGCGCTGCTCCTGGCGAAGGCCGACGCGGTCGTGATCATGGTCGGGGGGACCGGGACGCTCGACGAGGCCACCGAGATTCTGGAGCTCAAGAAGCACGGCAAGCACGCCAAGCCGATCGTCCTGCTGAACACGGCGGGCTTCTACGACGGTCTGCGCCAGCAGTTCCAGCGCATGGAGGACGAGGGCTTCCTGCCGCTGCCCCTCACCGACCTGGTCTTCTTCGCCAAGGACGGTGTCGGCGCGCTCGCCTACCTGGAGGAGTCCGCCGGGCAGCGGTGA
- a CDS encoding SDR family oxidoreductase, with protein sequence MSTHLITGAGSGIGAAVARRLLERGDEIVLLARDAGRAKELAGLHPGARTLVGDLGNPDRLSWAFGQQTVPERIDSLLHIAGVVELGRVGELTPKAWHFQLNANLVAPAEITRLLLPQLRVAQGHVVFVNSGAGLQAHAEWGAYAASKHGLKALADSLRHEEHGNGVRVTSVYPGRTASPMQAKVHQQEGKEYDATRWIDPESVATTILMALDLPRDAEVNDLTVRPGR encoded by the coding sequence ATGTCTACCCACCTCATCACCGGCGCCGGTTCCGGCATCGGAGCAGCCGTCGCCCGCCGTCTTCTGGAACGCGGTGACGAGATCGTCCTGCTGGCCCGGGACGCGGGCCGGGCCAAGGAGCTCGCCGGTCTGCACCCCGGTGCCCGTACGCTCGTCGGCGACCTCGGCAATCCGGACCGGCTCTCCTGGGCGTTCGGCCAGCAGACGGTGCCCGAGCGCATCGACTCGCTGCTGCACATCGCGGGAGTCGTGGAACTCGGCCGTGTGGGCGAGCTCACCCCCAAGGCCTGGCACTTCCAGCTCAACGCCAACCTCGTCGCCCCCGCCGAGATCACCCGCCTCCTGCTGCCGCAACTGCGCGTCGCCCAGGGCCATGTGGTCTTCGTGAACTCGGGCGCCGGGCTCCAGGCGCACGCCGAGTGGGGTGCGTACGCAGCGAGCAAGCACGGCCTGAAGGCCCTCGCCGACTCGCTGCGCCACGAGGAGCACGGCAACGGGGTCCGGGTCACCTCCGTCTACCCCGGGCGCACCGCCAGCCCCATGCAGGCCAAGGTCCATCAGCAGGAGGGCAAGGAGTACGACGCCACCCGGTGGATCGACCCGGAGTCCGTGGCCACCACGATCCTGATGGCGCTCGACCTCCCGCGCGACGCCGAGGTCAACGACCTCACCGTCCGCCCCGGACGCTGA
- a CDS encoding methionine synthase produces the protein MSEKSKFSGCAATGVGSMPGGDAREAAKTVTGSFADGRGMPHLAELPARGPGADMIGRTIGMLVEMYGHVEPSGWRISDRPGRDTKRARSWLGEDLDALEEFTQGYEGLLKVQAVGPWTLAAALELRGGEAMLGDPGACRDLAGSLAEGLRAHLADVRRRVPGAQVVLQLDEPSLTAVLLGRVRSASGYRTYRAVDRQVVEATLREVLAVRGDGPGIVHSCAPEVPFALLRRAGADGISFDFSLLTEREEETIGEAVEGGTQLFLGVVPGTDAASAGLSDPGGSVMGVRTLWSRLGLNPGTLTQSVVITPSCGLAGASPAYARAALAHCARAARSLADNPE, from the coding sequence GTGAGCGAGAAGAGCAAGTTCAGCGGGTGTGCGGCGACCGGGGTCGGGTCCATGCCCGGGGGAGACGCGCGGGAGGCGGCGAAGACCGTCACCGGTTCCTTCGCGGACGGTCGGGGAATGCCGCATCTGGCGGAGCTGCCGGCCCGCGGTCCGGGCGCGGACATGATCGGCCGGACCATCGGGATGCTCGTCGAGATGTACGGCCATGTCGAGCCGAGCGGCTGGCGGATCAGCGACCGGCCCGGCCGTGACACCAAACGGGCCCGGTCCTGGCTCGGTGAGGACCTGGACGCCCTGGAGGAGTTCACCCAGGGCTACGAGGGGCTGCTCAAGGTGCAGGCCGTCGGCCCGTGGACCCTGGCCGCGGCCCTGGAGCTGCGGGGCGGCGAGGCCATGCTCGGTGACCCCGGCGCCTGCCGCGACCTGGCCGGTTCGCTGGCCGAGGGGCTGCGCGCGCACCTCGCCGACGTACGCCGCCGGGTGCCCGGAGCGCAGGTGGTGCTCCAGCTCGACGAACCGTCCCTGACGGCCGTGCTGCTGGGGCGGGTCCGGTCCGCGAGCGGCTACCGCACCTACCGGGCCGTGGACCGCCAGGTCGTCGAGGCCACCCTGCGCGAGGTGCTCGCCGTGCGGGGTGACGGGCCGGGGATCGTCCACTCCTGCGCCCCCGAGGTGCCGTTCGCGCTGCTGCGCCGGGCCGGTGCCGACGGGATCTCCTTCGATTTCTCCCTGCTCACCGAGCGTGAGGAGGAGACGATCGGGGAAGCGGTCGAGGGCGGCACCCAGCTGTTCCTCGGAGTCGTGCCCGGCACCGATGCGGCCTCGGCCGGATTGTCGGACCCGGGCGGTAGCGTCATGGGAGTCAGGACGCTGTGGAGCAGGTTGGGGCTGAATCCGGGGACTCTCACCCAGTCCGTCGTGA